A genomic window from Longimicrobiaceae bacterium includes:
- a CDS encoding low affinity iron permease family protein — translation MNDTFRRLSHGVSGAMGSPWAFVGAVTVIGVWAVTGPVFHYSDTWQLIINTGTTIVTFLMVFLIQNTQNRDSTALHLKLDELLRAVAEARTSMVDLEDLNDEQLAALQGEFQRLREHKEREETRFSAPGADRRVHAAAPDTDAPARRLEDRLAASPVPDAQADTGREADGMIQGRRSGSGR, via the coding sequence ATGAACGACACTTTCCGAAGGCTCTCGCACGGCGTCTCGGGCGCCATGGGCTCGCCGTGGGCGTTCGTGGGTGCGGTCACCGTGATCGGCGTGTGGGCGGTCACGGGGCCGGTGTTCCACTACTCCGACACGTGGCAGCTCATCATCAACACCGGCACGACCATCGTCACCTTCCTGATGGTCTTCCTCATCCAGAACACGCAGAACCGCGATTCCACCGCGCTGCACCTGAAGCTCGACGAGCTGCTGCGCGCGGTGGCCGAGGCGCGCACCAGCATGGTGGACCTCGAGGACCTGAACGACGAGCAGCTCGCCGCGCTCCAGGGCGAGTTCCAGCGCCTGCGCGAGCACAAGGAGCGCGAGGAGACCCGGTTCTCCGCACCCGGTGCCGACCGGCGGGTCCACGCCGCCGCGCCCGACACCGACGCCCCGGCCCGCCGCTTGGAGGACCGCCTCGCCGCCTCACCCGTCCCGGACGCGCAGGCGGACACGGGGCGCGAGGCGGACGGGATGATCCAAGGCAGGAGGTCGGGCTCCGGGCGGTGA